One genomic segment of Natrialbaceae archaeon AArc-T1-2 includes these proteins:
- the dnaK gene encoding molecular chaperone DnaK, with protein sequence MASNKILGIDLGTTNSAFAVMEGDDPEIIANAEGDRTTPSVVAFTDDERLVGKPAKNQAIQNPEKTIASIKRHIGEEEYTVGIDDEEYTPEEISAMILQKIKRDAEEYLGEEVEKAVITVPAYFSDRQRQATKDAGEIAGFEVERIINEPTAASMAYGLDDESDQTVLVYDLGGGTFDVSILDLGGGVYEVVATNGDNDLGGDDWDQAIIDWLAAEFEDDHGIDLREDRQALQRLKDAAEEAKIELSSRKETEINLPFITATDDGPIHLEKSLTRAKFESLTSDLIGRTVEPTEQALADAGYEKDDIDEVILVGGSTRMPQVAEKVEELTGKEPQKNVNPDEAVALGAAIQGGVLSGDVDDIVLLDVTPLSLGIEVKGGLFERLIEKNTTIPTEESKIFTTAADNQTSVQVRVFQGERELAEKNELLGEFHLTGIPPAPAGTPQIEVSFSIDENGIVNVSAEDKGSGNAEEITIEGGAGLSDEEIEQLQQEAEEHAEEDQKRRERIEARNTAEATIQRAETLLEENDENVDDDLREGIEAAIEDVEETIDDDEADAEEIEAATEELSKELQEIGKQMYDADAAGAGAGGAGPGAGAGAAGAGAGAAGAGAGPGAGAGPGGMGDMGPDAGAGDEEFVDADFEDVDDEDDEN encoded by the coding sequence ATGGCGAGCAACAAGATTCTCGGAATCGACCTCGGAACGACGAACAGCGCCTTCGCCGTCATGGAAGGCGACGATCCGGAGATTATCGCCAACGCCGAGGGCGATCGGACGACGCCCTCAGTCGTCGCCTTCACCGACGACGAGCGCCTCGTCGGAAAACCCGCGAAAAATCAGGCGATCCAGAATCCCGAAAAGACGATCGCCTCGATCAAACGCCACATCGGCGAGGAGGAGTACACCGTCGGGATAGACGACGAGGAGTACACGCCCGAAGAGATCTCGGCGATGATCCTCCAGAAGATCAAACGCGACGCCGAGGAGTACCTCGGTGAGGAAGTCGAGAAAGCCGTCATCACGGTGCCGGCCTACTTCTCCGACCGCCAGCGCCAGGCGACCAAAGACGCCGGCGAGATCGCTGGCTTCGAGGTCGAACGGATCATCAACGAGCCGACCGCCGCGTCGATGGCCTACGGACTCGACGACGAGTCCGACCAGACGGTGCTCGTCTACGACCTCGGTGGCGGCACCTTCGACGTCTCCATCCTCGACCTCGGTGGCGGCGTCTACGAGGTCGTCGCCACGAACGGGGACAACGACCTCGGCGGCGACGACTGGGACCAGGCGATCATCGACTGGCTCGCCGCGGAGTTCGAGGACGACCACGGCATCGATCTCCGTGAGGACCGCCAGGCCCTCCAGCGACTGAAAGACGCCGCCGAGGAGGCAAAGATCGAGCTCTCGAGCCGCAAGGAGACGGAGATCAACCTGCCCTTTATCACCGCGACCGACGACGGCCCGATCCACCTCGAGAAATCGCTCACCCGCGCGAAGTTCGAGTCCCTGACCAGCGACCTCATCGGCCGAACCGTCGAACCGACCGAGCAGGCCTTAGCGGACGCCGGCTACGAGAAAGACGACATCGACGAGGTCATCCTCGTCGGTGGCTCGACCCGGATGCCCCAGGTCGCCGAGAAGGTCGAAGAACTCACCGGCAAGGAGCCCCAGAAGAACGTCAACCCCGACGAGGCCGTCGCACTGGGTGCGGCGATCCAGGGTGGCGTCTTGAGCGGCGACGTCGACGACATCGTCCTGCTCGACGTCACGCCGCTGTCGCTGGGTATCGAGGTCAAAGGTGGCCTCTTCGAACGGCTCATCGAGAAGAACACGACGATTCCCACCGAGGAGTCGAAGATCTTCACCACCGCCGCGGACAACCAGACCTCCGTGCAGGTGCGCGTCTTCCAGGGCGAGCGCGAACTGGCCGAGAAGAACGAACTGCTCGGGGAGTTCCACCTGACCGGCATCCCGCCAGCCCCGGCCGGAACCCCACAGATCGAGGTCTCCTTTAGCATCGACGAGAACGGTATCGTCAACGTCTCCGCCGAAGACAAGGGCTCGGGTAACGCCGAGGAGATCACGATCGAAGGCGGTGCCGGCCTCTCCGACGAGGAGATCGAACAGCTGCAACAGGAGGCCGAAGAACACGCCGAGGAAGACCAGAAACGCCGCGAGCGCATCGAGGCGCGCAACACCGCCGAGGCGACGATTCAACGCGCCGAGACCTTACTCGAGGAAAACGACGAGAACGTCGACGACGACCTGCGAGAGGGGATCGAAGCGGCGATCGAAGACGTAGAGGAGACGATCGACGACGACGAGGCCGACGCCGAGGAGATCGAGGCGGCGACCGAGGAGCTGAGCAAAGAACTCCAGGAGATCGGCAAGCAGATGTACGACGCTGACGCCGCCGGAGCGGGTGCCGGCGGTGCTGGCCCGGGTGCTGGTGCCGGTGCTGCGGGTGCTGGTGCCGGTGCTGCGGGTGCTGGTGCCGGTCCCGGCGCAGGCGCTGGCCCTGGCGGCATGGGCGATATGGGCCCCGATGCCGGCGCTGGTGACGAGGAGTTCGTCGACGCCGACTTCGAGGACGTAGACGACGAAGACGACGAGAACTGA
- a CDS encoding DEAD/DEAH box helicase: MYCPPGTGDVVDTITLAYEDGTVRVDGDLARLESPPSVLERDERTGTYRTPAYRYVDLRVALERAGLAVDDRVLSSPPLSALESAYELRSYQHDALADWFDTDRWGGLADVPVDAAPAGVLELPTGSGKTVVGLKAIERLGVSTLVVVPTIDLLEQWIRELEQEFSVPVGRFGGGEQRREPITVSTYDSAYLKADAVGDRFGLVVFDEVHHLGGEGYREIARLLSAPARLGLTATFERPDGAHEVIEDVVGPLVCRVDVDDLAGDHLAAYDVKRLEVSLTPEEREAYDRNQETFTDYLARSTLELRSGSDYQELVKRSGSDPRAREALLAKQRAREIVYGSEAKLDALEGILADHADDRIIVFTAYNDLAYDVSERFLIPAITHRTGASERREILEQFREGTYSRVVTSNVLDEGVDVPDANVAVVLSGSGSEREFTQRLGRILRPTEDGRRALLYEVVSGDTAEERIADRRR; this comes from the coding sequence ATGTACTGTCCGCCCGGAACAGGTGATGTCGTGGACACGATCACGCTCGCCTACGAGGACGGGACGGTTCGCGTCGACGGCGACCTCGCCCGCCTCGAGTCGCCACCGTCGGTCCTCGAGCGCGACGAGCGAACGGGGACGTATCGCACCCCTGCGTACCGCTACGTCGACCTCCGCGTCGCGCTCGAACGAGCCGGCCTCGCGGTCGACGATCGCGTTCTCTCGTCTCCACCGCTTTCGGCTCTCGAGTCGGCGTACGAACTCCGATCCTACCAGCACGACGCCCTCGCCGACTGGTTCGACACCGACCGCTGGGGCGGGCTCGCGGACGTCCCCGTCGATGCGGCTCCCGCCGGCGTCCTCGAGCTTCCGACCGGCAGCGGCAAGACCGTCGTCGGGCTGAAAGCGATCGAACGCCTCGGGGTGTCGACGCTCGTGGTCGTCCCGACGATCGACTTACTCGAGCAGTGGATTCGAGAACTCGAGCAAGAGTTTTCGGTTCCGGTCGGACGTTTTGGCGGCGGCGAGCAACGCCGCGAGCCGATCACCGTCTCGACGTACGACTCGGCGTACCTCAAAGCCGACGCGGTCGGCGACCGGTTCGGGCTGGTCGTCTTCGACGAGGTACACCACCTCGGCGGCGAGGGGTATCGAGAGATCGCCCGTCTGCTTTCCGCACCGGCCCGGTTGGGGCTGACCGCCACCTTCGAGCGACCCGACGGCGCACACGAGGTGATCGAAGACGTCGTCGGTCCGCTCGTCTGTCGCGTCGACGTCGACGACCTCGCCGGCGACCATCTCGCCGCCTACGACGTCAAACGCCTCGAGGTGTCGCTCACCCCCGAGGAACGCGAGGCCTACGACCGCAACCAGGAGACGTTCACCGACTACCTCGCACGATCGACCCTCGAGCTTCGAAGCGGCTCGGACTACCAGGAACTCGTCAAACGCTCCGGGTCGGACCCAAGGGCTCGCGAGGCCCTGCTGGCCAAACAGCGCGCTCGCGAGATCGTCTACGGCAGCGAAGCGAAACTCGATGCGCTCGAGGGGATCCTCGCCGATCACGCCGACGATCGGATCATCGTCTTCACGGCGTACAACGACCTCGCATACGACGTCTCGGAACGCTTTCTGATCCCGGCGATCACCCATCGGACGGGCGCGAGCGAACGCCGGGAGATTCTGGAGCAATTCCGCGAGGGGACGTACTCGCGGGTCGTGACCTCGAACGTCCTGGACGAGGGCGTCGACGTCCCCGACGCGAACGTCGCGGTCGTTCTCTCCGGCAGCGGCAGCGAACGCGAGTTCACCCAACGACTCGGTCGGATCCTCCGGCCGACCGAGGACGGCCGTCGTGCGCTGCTTTATGAGGTCGTAAGCGGCGACACCGCCGAGGAACGGATCGCCGACCGCCGTCGGTGA
- a CDS encoding DCC1-like thiol-disulfide oxidoreductase family protein: MSDALLVYDDDCGFCTWWAEFFEARSDVPIVGFSDLESELRDELPDDYDRCAHLVTPEMRYSCGAAMEEAFVRSTVGRPLRPAIEFLRRFDDYTAVREWAYGRVANNRMLWGKLLSKTPPARERRTADAAGEYTAGRKS, encoded by the coding sequence ATGAGCGACGCGCTTCTCGTGTACGACGACGACTGCGGCTTTTGCACCTGGTGGGCCGAGTTCTTCGAGGCGCGTTCCGACGTGCCGATCGTCGGCTTCTCCGACCTCGAGTCGGAACTCCGGGACGAGCTTCCCGACGACTACGATCGGTGTGCCCACCTGGTGACGCCCGAGATGCGATACTCCTGTGGAGCCGCGATGGAAGAAGCGTTCGTCCGATCGACCGTCGGCCGACCGCTCCGGCCTGCGATCGAGTTCTTGCGGCGGTTCGACGACTACACCGCCGTCAGGGAGTGGGCGTACGGCCGGGTCGCGAACAACCGCATGCTGTGGGGGAAGTTGCTGTCGAAGACACCACCGGCGAGAGAACGACGGACGGCCGACGCAGCGGGGGAGTATACTGCCGGACGTAAGTCGTGA
- the grpE gene encoding nucleotide exchange factor GrpE — translation MSEDERTDSAVSGVSSEAEPDDETDVDEPSASDSSSDGEPTADAPDDADHESAVEAGGVLDRITEYDDELAADVSAIVETARDLEEAVETQRAELADLRERIDDQAETIEEKDERIDDLESALKRTKADFQNYKKRAKKRQQQLEERATEDLVTRLVDVRDDLKRALEEESGDAEALRDGVEMTMREFDRVLEEENVEEIDPDPGTEVDPQRHEVMVRVDSALPEGTIDEVYTSGYEMAGKVIQDAQVTVSNGALAEEDDSSDDESAAESDDAET, via the coding sequence ATGAGCGAAGACGAGCGGACGGACTCGGCCGTTTCGGGTGTCTCGTCCGAGGCGGAACCCGACGACGAGACGGACGTCGACGAGCCGTCGGCGTCTGACTCCTCGAGCGACGGCGAGCCGACGGCGGACGCCCCGGACGACGCCGATCACGAGTCGGCGGTCGAAGCCGGAGGCGTTCTCGACCGGATCACCGAGTACGACGACGAACTCGCGGCCGACGTCTCCGCGATCGTCGAAACTGCCCGCGACCTCGAGGAGGCGGTCGAGACCCAGCGTGCGGAACTGGCGGACTTGCGCGAACGCATCGACGACCAGGCCGAGACGATCGAGGAGAAAGACGAACGGATCGACGACCTCGAGAGCGCGTTGAAACGCACCAAGGCCGACTTCCAGAACTACAAGAAACGCGCGAAAAAGCGCCAGCAACAGCTCGAAGAGCGGGCGACAGAAGACCTCGTCACCCGACTGGTCGACGTCCGGGACGACCTGAAACGCGCTCTCGAAGAGGAAAGCGGCGACGCCGAGGCGCTTCGCGACGGCGTCGAGATGACGATGCGGGAGTTCGACCGCGTACTCGAGGAAGAAAACGTCGAAGAGATCGACCCCGATCCCGGAACCGAGGTCGATCCACAGCGCCACGAGGTGATGGTTAGAGTCGACAGCGCCCTGCCGGAAGGGACCATCGACGAGGTGTACACGTCGGGCTACGAGATGGCCGGCAAGGTCATCCAGGACGCACAGGTGACGGTGAGCAACGGCGCGCTCGCCGAGGAGGACGACTCGAGCGACGACGAATCGGCGGCAGAAAGCGACGACGCGGAGACGTAG
- a CDS encoding SDR family NAD(P)-dependent oxidoreductase, translating to MVSIADSVLVVTGGASGIGRSVALEFADEGASVVVTDVDEDGLEEVVDEIDADGGEAISVVGDVADPDSVEVIVDRATEAYGTIDVLCNNAGVFDDFASLEEADEALWDTIVDVNLKSVFLLTKEALPALTDGESEGVVVNVSSVAGKVAGGGGVAYTSSKHGLIGFTRQLSYDYGPEIRANAICPGFIETRMTEDLIEETPDEVDELVQATPARRYADPAEVASVVRFLASDEASFMHGAAVDVDGGWLVD from the coding sequence ATGGTCTCGATAGCCGACAGCGTTCTCGTCGTCACCGGTGGTGCATCGGGTATCGGTCGCTCCGTCGCTCTCGAATTCGCCGACGAGGGGGCGTCCGTCGTCGTCACCGACGTCGACGAGGACGGGCTCGAGGAGGTCGTCGACGAGATCGACGCGGACGGCGGCGAGGCGATCAGTGTCGTCGGCGACGTCGCCGATCCCGACAGCGTCGAGGTGATCGTCGATCGAGCGACCGAGGCGTACGGAACGATCGACGTCCTCTGTAACAACGCGGGAGTCTTCGACGACTTCGCGTCGCTCGAGGAGGCTGACGAAGCGCTGTGGGATACGATCGTAGACGTCAACCTGAAGAGCGTGTTCCTGCTCACGAAGGAAGCTCTCCCGGCGCTCACCGATGGCGAGTCCGAAGGCGTCGTGGTGAACGTCTCCTCGGTCGCTGGCAAGGTCGCTGGCGGTGGTGGCGTCGCCTACACGTCCTCGAAACACGGCCTGATCGGGTTCACCAGACAGCTCTCGTACGATTACGGTCCCGAGATCCGTGCCAACGCCATCTGCCCTGGCTTCATCGAGACCAGGATGACCGAGGATCTGATCGAGGAGACGCCCGACGAGGTCGACGAACTCGTCCAGGCGACGCCCGCCAGACGGTACGCCGACCCGGCGGAAGTCGCCAGTGTCGTCCGCTTTCTCGCGAGCGACGAGGCCTCGTTCATGCACGGGGCTGCCGTCGACGTCGACGGCGGCTGGCTCGTCGACTGA